The following coding sequences lie in one Montipora foliosa isolate CH-2021 chromosome 11, ASM3666993v2, whole genome shotgun sequence genomic window:
- the LOC137974658 gene encoding serotransferrin-like isoform X1, protein MPEEQKQKKRERERERQNGNGHMHVFQMRWCVISEKEYTKCLDFNKTAIVALASELSWEVQFSCVKGSSPDDCMGKIKSGSADLITLDGGEIQTAGKDHGLVPVVGEDYYDLPGLDGVSYKAVAVVKKSNQGITFTTLKGRKSCHTGAGKTAGWNVPVGTLLRLEIMRQDESCNAYSSAGTFFDESCVPNIKERYPNATDNLCSLCPSECSTTNGTYSGYSGAFKCMDNGLGDVAFIKHTTLSENNADASKYEYLCKDGSRKASWENCYLATVPAHAVVTKSGHDLYSKFKDLLLKASMDYGVGQTNYSMFQLFNSSKYGGSDLMFKDSTKKLVDVGNKNTYKKWLGSEYLEDLKVLSSCFTYSSASDQMKKPQLAVVMVSFIAIMTAVFPFE, encoded by the exons GCAATGGACATATGCATGTTTTCCAGATGAGATGGTGTGTGATATCAGAGAAGGAATATACAAAATGCCTGGATTTTAATAAAACTGCAATTGTCGCTTTGGCTTCTGAATTGAGTTGGGAGGTTCAATTTTCATGTGTGAAAGGCTCCAGCCCGGACGACTGCATGGGCAAAATCAAGTCTGGCTCTGCAGACTTGATTACTCTTGATGGTGGAGAAATTCAAACTGCAG GTAAGGATCATGGGTTGGTTCCTGTGGTTGGCGAGGACTACTATGATCTGCCTGGTCTTGACGGTGTTAGCTATAAAGCTGTGGCAGTTGTAAAGAAGAGCAACCAAGGTATAACATTTACGACATTGAAGGGAAGGAAGTCTTGTCACACAGGTGCTGGCAAAACGGCTGGATGGAACGTTCCAGTTGGTACCTTGCTGCGATTGGAAATTATGCGGCAGGACGAGAGTTGTAATGCTTATTCGTCTGCTGGCACGTTTTTCGACGAAAGCTGCGTACCAA ATATCAAAGAGAGGTATCCCAATGCCACGGATAACCTCTGCAGTCTCTGTCCAAGCGAATGCAGTACCACAAACGGGACCTACTCTGGTTATAGCGGTGCTTTCAAGTGTATGGATAATGGTTTGGGCGATGTGGCATTTATCAAGCACACAACTCTGAGCGAGAACAATGCAGACGCCTCCAAGTACGAGTATCTGTGTAAAGATGGAAGtcgaaaag CTTCATGGGAGAATTGCTACCTCGCTACTGTGCCCGCGCATGCTGTGGTGACAAAATCGGGTCACGATTTGTATAGCAAGTTCAAAGACCTGCTGTTGAAAGCGTCAATGGATTATGGAGTTGGCCAGACCAACTACAGCATGTTTCAGCTGTTCAACTCCTCCAAATACGGTGGCAGTGATCTGATGTTCAAAGATTCCACCAAGAAACTTGTCGATGTTGGAAATAAGAACACGTATAAAAAATGGCTTGGTTCTGAGTATTTAGAAGATCTCAAAGTGTTGAGCTCTTGTTTTACCTACTCATCTGCATCAGATCAGATGAAAAAGCCTCAGCTGGCAGTTGTCATGGTTTCATTCATTGCTATCATGACAGCCGTGTTCCCATTCGAGTGA
- the LOC137974658 gene encoding serotransferrin-like isoform X3 has protein sequence MPGKTSSLKGNGHMHVFQMRWCVISEKEYTKCLDFNKTAIVALASELSWEVQFSCVKGSSPDDCMGKIKSGSADLITLDGGEIQTAGKDHGLVPVVGEDYYDLPGLDGVSYKAVAVVKKSNQGITFTTLKGRKSCHTGAGKTAGWNVPVGTLLRLEIMRQDESCNAYSSAGTFFDESCVPNIKERYPNATDNLCSLCPSECSTTNGTYSGYSGAFKCMDNGLGDVAFIKHTTLSENNADASKYEYLCKDGSRKASWENCYLATVPAHAVVTKSGHDLYSKFKDLLLKASMDYGVGQTNYSMFQLFNSSKYGGSDLMFKDSTKKLVDVGNKNTYKKWLGSEYLEDLKVLSSCFTYSSASDQMKKPQLAVVMVSFIAIMTAVFPFE, from the exons GCAATGGACATATGCATGTTTTCCAGATGAGATGGTGTGTGATATCAGAGAAGGAATATACAAAATGCCTGGATTTTAATAAAACTGCAATTGTCGCTTTGGCTTCTGAATTGAGTTGGGAGGTTCAATTTTCATGTGTGAAAGGCTCCAGCCCGGACGACTGCATGGGCAAAATCAAGTCTGGCTCTGCAGACTTGATTACTCTTGATGGTGGAGAAATTCAAACTGCAG GTAAGGATCATGGGTTGGTTCCTGTGGTTGGCGAGGACTACTATGATCTGCCTGGTCTTGACGGTGTTAGCTATAAAGCTGTGGCAGTTGTAAAGAAGAGCAACCAAGGTATAACATTTACGACATTGAAGGGAAGGAAGTCTTGTCACACAGGTGCTGGCAAAACGGCTGGATGGAACGTTCCAGTTGGTACCTTGCTGCGATTGGAAATTATGCGGCAGGACGAGAGTTGTAATGCTTATTCGTCTGCTGGCACGTTTTTCGACGAAAGCTGCGTACCAA ATATCAAAGAGAGGTATCCCAATGCCACGGATAACCTCTGCAGTCTCTGTCCAAGCGAATGCAGTACCACAAACGGGACCTACTCTGGTTATAGCGGTGCTTTCAAGTGTATGGATAATGGTTTGGGCGATGTGGCATTTATCAAGCACACAACTCTGAGCGAGAACAATGCAGACGCCTCCAAGTACGAGTATCTGTGTAAAGATGGAAGtcgaaaag CTTCATGGGAGAATTGCTACCTCGCTACTGTGCCCGCGCATGCTGTGGTGACAAAATCGGGTCACGATTTGTATAGCAAGTTCAAAGACCTGCTGTTGAAAGCGTCAATGGATTATGGAGTTGGCCAGACCAACTACAGCATGTTTCAGCTGTTCAACTCCTCCAAATACGGTGGCAGTGATCTGATGTTCAAAGATTCCACCAAGAAACTTGTCGATGTTGGAAATAAGAACACGTATAAAAAATGGCTTGGTTCTGAGTATTTAGAAGATCTCAAAGTGTTGAGCTCTTGTTTTACCTACTCATCTGCATCAGATCAGATGAAAAAGCCTCAGCTGGCAGTTGTCATGGTTTCATTCATTGCTATCATGACAGCCGTGTTCCCATTCGAGTGA
- the LOC137974655 gene encoding uncharacterized protein — protein sequence MRPILSATGTYNYALAKWLDEKLKPLSVNHYTISDTFSFAEEIQNLVIDGDDILVSFDVTSLFTNVPLQETIEIIAEKAFVDNWFNVTHNLNITKPDLVQLLEVATMNQLFQFDGKLYEQIDGVAMGSPLGPLMANAFLCSIEEKLDQDNKLPEFYRRYVDDTFATMKNVSAAEDFLSTLNSCHPSINFTKELASDNRLPFIGMEVLKKGCKLETSVYRKPTNTGLLLHHQSHVDKRYKKSLLKTMLNRAFHLSSTWESLKSECDHLKVMFTNLKYPDSLIKSTISHFFTLLRSENPGEQAQLSTNGNAVHRVVLPFKDQKSADAVKRQLSDLSSKIDHTLLPVFKSRKICEDLKMCEPKPPIISQQCVVYNFKCDLCDAEYVGYTSRHLHQRIDEHRYSAIGKHLKNDHALETIGDLSNNFSVLKKCNGKLDCLIYEMLFIKKKRPCLNTQSDSIRAKLFI from the coding sequence ATGAGACCTATCCTATCTGCCACCGGTACCTACAACTATGCCCTCGCCAAGTGGCTCGATGAGAAACTGAAGCCCCTGTCAGTCAATCACTATACAATATCGGATACGTTCTCTTTTGCTGAAGAGATTCAAAACCTAGTCATCGACGGAGATGACATTCTGGTATCCTTTGATGTCACGTCCCTGTTCACTAATGTACCGCTTCAAGAAACTATCGAAATCATCGCTGAGAAGGCGTTTGTTGACAACTGGTTTAATGTTACACACAATCTTAACATTACAAAGCCTGacctggttcaacttctagAAGTTGCAACTATGAATCAACTATTCCAGTTTGATGGTAAACTTTATGAACAGATCGACGGCGTGGCAATGGGCTCCCCTTTGGGTCCACTCATGGCAAACGCATTTCTCTGTTCTATCGAGGAGAAACTAGATCAAGACAACAAGCTCCCTGAATTTTACAGAAGGTACGTCGATGACACGTTTGCTACGATGAAAAATGTATCAGCAGCAGAGGATTTCTTATCAACGCTTAATAGTTGTCATCCATCCATAAATTTCACCAAGGAACTAGCGTCTGATAACAGGTTACCATTTATCGGTATGGAAGTCCTCAAAAAGGGCTgcaaactggaaactagtgtttATCGTAAACCAACTAACACTGGCCTACTGCTTCACCACCAAAGCCATGTCGATAAAAGGTACAAGAAATCGCTACTCAAGACCATGTTAAATCGTGCGTTCCACCTGTCGTCCACATGGGAGTCTTTGAAATCTGAATGTGATCATCTCAAGGTGATGTTTACTAACCTCAAGTACCCCGACAGCCTCATCAAGTCCACTATCTCTCACTTTTTCACCTTGTTGAGGTCTGAAAACCCTGGAGAGCAAGCTCAATTATCCACCAATGGAAATGCTGTTCACCGAgtggttttgccttttaaagatCAAAAGTCAGCTGACGCAGTGAAAAGGCAATTATCAGATCTAAGCAGCAAAATCGATCACACTCTTCTACCCGTGTTCAAGAGTCGCAAAATATGTGAAGACCTCAAGATGTGTGAGCCCAAACCACCTATAATTAgccaacaatgcgttgtgtataattttaaatgtgatctgtgtgatgcagagtaTGTCGGCTACACTAGCCGACATTTACACCAACGTATTGACGAGCACCGTTATTCAGCGATCGGCAAGCACTTAAAGAACGACCACGCTCTTGAAACCATCGGCGACCtttccaacaatttttccgttttaaagaagtgcaacggaaaactggactgtctgatttatgaaatgttattcataaagaagaagaggccatgcttgaacacacaatcagactccatacgtgcaaaactatttatttaa
- the LOC137977172 gene encoding zinc finger protein 862-like — translation MFCSYCRQFSKDKSAFGSQKGNNSFRLDGIKKHEISEAHKTAKLAHDASNAQPGTAPLEACLINMEKEALDRLVKHFHTVHYLTRAERPFRDFVGLCSLQERNGVNTAKSYMNDKQAATFTYYIAETVKKDFANKLRQAKMFSVLNDSSTDISVTDNELVYVRYLEDGSPVRKFLSIQALGKADAVGIVAAIDKAFLDETDMQPNEWRINKTVGMSTDGASVMIGIRYGVVTKIKADVPHLVSVQCIARRLELGIKDSIKHAAYLAKVEDFLLSIYKFYSNLPLNWHNLKETGTAFNIKVLKPANVKGTRWIPHHAQAAKAIKQDWPCLLAHLDSVSINSQSADAKARATGFVRLLRSFEFVYFLHFFLDLCQILARMSLKFQANDTSVENVTTCVATTLSGVRGLGTTPGSHEAVFLRGVGDGAV, via the coding sequence ATGTTTTGCAGTTATTGCAGACAGTTTTCGAAAGATAAATCTGCCTTTGGAAGCCAAAAAGGTAACAACAGTTTTCGTCTTGATGGGATCAAAAAACATGAAATAAGTGAGGCGCATAAGACAGCCAAATTAGCTCATGATGCTAGCAATGCTCAACCTGGAACGGCACCACTGGAAGCGTGTCTGATTAACATGGAAAAGGAAGCTCTTGATCGCCTAGTGAAACATTTTCATACCGTGCACTATCTGACTCGAGCAGAACGACCTTTTAGGGATTTTGTTGGACTATGCAGCCTCCAGGAAAGAAATGGTGTTAACACTGCTAAGAGTTACATGAATGATAAACAGGCAGCAACATTTACGTATTATATTGCTGAAACTGTGAAGAAAGATTTTGCTAACAAGCTTCGGCAGGCCAAAATGTTCTCTGTTCTGAATGATTCATCAACTGATATCTCTGTTACTGATAATGAACTGGTTTATGTAAGATATCTTGAAGATGGTAGCCCTGTAAGAAAGTTCTTGTCTATTCAGGCATTAGGTAAGGCAGATGCAGTAGGCATTGTTGCAGCTATTGATAAGGCTTTCCTTGATGAGACAGACATGCAACCAAATGAATGGCGTATTAACAAGACTGTTGGGATGAGCACAGACGGTGCTTCTGTCATGATTGGGATTAGATATGGTGTAGTTACAAAGATTAAAGCTGATGTACCACACTTAGTTTCTGTACAATGCATTGCACGTCGATTAGAACTTGGTATAAAGGACAGTATCAAGCACGCTGCCTATCTGGCTAAGGTGGAAGACTTCCTTTTATCTATTTATAAGTTTTATAGTAATTTACCCCTCAACTGGCACAACTTGAAGGAAACTGGAACTGCTTTTAATATCAAAGTTCTGAAACCAGCCAATGTTAAGGGAACACGGTGGATACCCCATCACGCGCAAGCAGCAAAAGCAATCAAGCAGGATTGGCCTTGTCTTCTGGCCCACCTAGACTCTGTGTCCATTAATAGCCAATCAGCTGATGCCAAAGCAAGAGCTACAGGCTTTGTGAGGCTCCTCAGgtcatttgaatttgtttactttcttcatttctttctgGACCTTTGCCAGATTCTGGCAAGAATGTCTCTCAAGTTCCAGGCTAATGACACTTCAGTGGAGAATGTGACCACATGTGTTGCAACAACTTTGTCTGGTGTTCGTGGCCTAGGTACAACACCAGGAAGTCATGAAGCTGTATTTTTGAGGGGAGTGGGAGATGGAGCTGTTTAA
- the LOC137974658 gene encoding serotransferrin-like isoform X2, protein MSASFALLAAIVFLTSGNGHMHVFQMRWCVISEKEYTKCLDFNKTAIVALASELSWEVQFSCVKGSSPDDCMGKIKSGSADLITLDGGEIQTAGKDHGLVPVVGEDYYDLPGLDGVSYKAVAVVKKSNQGITFTTLKGRKSCHTGAGKTAGWNVPVGTLLRLEIMRQDESCNAYSSAGTFFDESCVPNIKERYPNATDNLCSLCPSECSTTNGTYSGYSGAFKCMDNGLGDVAFIKHTTLSENNADASKYEYLCKDGSRKASWENCYLATVPAHAVVTKSGHDLYSKFKDLLLKASMDYGVGQTNYSMFQLFNSSKYGGSDLMFKDSTKKLVDVGNKNTYKKWLGSEYLEDLKVLSSCFTYSSASDQMKKPQLAVVMVSFIAIMTAVFPFE, encoded by the exons GCAATGGACATATGCATGTTTTCCAGATGAGATGGTGTGTGATATCAGAGAAGGAATATACAAAATGCCTGGATTTTAATAAAACTGCAATTGTCGCTTTGGCTTCTGAATTGAGTTGGGAGGTTCAATTTTCATGTGTGAAAGGCTCCAGCCCGGACGACTGCATGGGCAAAATCAAGTCTGGCTCTGCAGACTTGATTACTCTTGATGGTGGAGAAATTCAAACTGCAG GTAAGGATCATGGGTTGGTTCCTGTGGTTGGCGAGGACTACTATGATCTGCCTGGTCTTGACGGTGTTAGCTATAAAGCTGTGGCAGTTGTAAAGAAGAGCAACCAAGGTATAACATTTACGACATTGAAGGGAAGGAAGTCTTGTCACACAGGTGCTGGCAAAACGGCTGGATGGAACGTTCCAGTTGGTACCTTGCTGCGATTGGAAATTATGCGGCAGGACGAGAGTTGTAATGCTTATTCGTCTGCTGGCACGTTTTTCGACGAAAGCTGCGTACCAA ATATCAAAGAGAGGTATCCCAATGCCACGGATAACCTCTGCAGTCTCTGTCCAAGCGAATGCAGTACCACAAACGGGACCTACTCTGGTTATAGCGGTGCTTTCAAGTGTATGGATAATGGTTTGGGCGATGTGGCATTTATCAAGCACACAACTCTGAGCGAGAACAATGCAGACGCCTCCAAGTACGAGTATCTGTGTAAAGATGGAAGtcgaaaag CTTCATGGGAGAATTGCTACCTCGCTACTGTGCCCGCGCATGCTGTGGTGACAAAATCGGGTCACGATTTGTATAGCAAGTTCAAAGACCTGCTGTTGAAAGCGTCAATGGATTATGGAGTTGGCCAGACCAACTACAGCATGTTTCAGCTGTTCAACTCCTCCAAATACGGTGGCAGTGATCTGATGTTCAAAGATTCCACCAAGAAACTTGTCGATGTTGGAAATAAGAACACGTATAAAAAATGGCTTGGTTCTGAGTATTTAGAAGATCTCAAAGTGTTGAGCTCTTGTTTTACCTACTCATCTGCATCAGATCAGATGAAAAAGCCTCAGCTGGCAGTTGTCATGGTTTCATTCATTGCTATCATGACAGCCGTGTTCCCATTCGAGTGA